One genomic segment of Novisyntrophococcus fermenticellae includes these proteins:
- a CDS encoding DUF3991 and toprim domain-containing protein, which produces MGAYVHFTDEQKYRANNVDLADFLQRRGEKLLPSGRDKRLASDHSITVRGNEWYDHSAESGGYAIDFVRKFYGCSYPEAVTLLLGGEQGEIYRPASQKKQEPKKPFALPPTHTDMRRVYAYLVKTRHIGREVVSFFAKQKLLYESCEKSQDGTKEYHNAVFVGLDENGVARHAHKRGIYTLGQAFKGNVDGCNPRHSFHWLGESGHLYVFEAPVDMLSFITLNPQEWQRHSYVSLCGVGGQAMLWMLEQYPQLRQVSLCLDNDEAGHKASERLKQQLAEQGYESERLMSQGKDWNDDLTEAAQQKPGSFEMRMS; this is translated from the coding sequence ATGGGTGCCTATGTGCATTTTACGGATGAACAGAAATACCGTGCCAACAATGTGGATCTGGCGGACTTTCTCCAGCGGCGCGGCGAAAAGCTCCTGCCCAGCGGACGGGATAAGCGGCTGGCCTCCGACCACAGCATCACCGTCCGGGGAAACGAATGGTATGATCACTCCGCGGAGAGCGGCGGGTATGCCATTGATTTCGTGCGGAAGTTTTATGGATGCTCGTATCCCGAAGCCGTGACCCTGCTGCTGGGAGGTGAGCAGGGCGAGATCTATCGGCCCGCCTCGCAAAAGAAACAGGAACCGAAAAAGCCCTTTGCGCTCCCACCGACCCATACGGATATGCGCCGTGTTTATGCGTATCTGGTAAAAACCCGGCATATCGGCCGAGAGGTGGTCAGCTTCTTTGCAAAGCAGAAGCTCCTCTATGAAAGCTGTGAAAAATCTCAGGACGGTACGAAGGAATATCACAACGCGGTATTCGTGGGCTTGGATGAAAACGGAGTTGCCCGCCATGCCCATAAACGTGGAATTTACACCTTGGGGCAGGCATTCAAAGGAAATGTGGATGGCTGCAATCCCCGCCACAGCTTTCACTGGCTCGGCGAAAGCGGGCATCTGTATGTTTTTGAAGCGCCGGTGGATATGCTGTCGTTCATCACGCTGAACCCGCAGGAGTGGCAGCGGCACAGCTATGTATCCCTCTGCGGCGTTGGAGGCCAGGCAATGCTGTGGATGCTGGAGCAGTATCCGCAGCTCCGGCAGGTGTCTCTCTGTTTGGATAACGATGAAGCCGGGCACAAGGCCAGCGAACGGCTGAAACAGCAGCTTGCGGAACAGGGCTATGAATCGGAGCGGCTCATGTCTCAAGGGAAGGATTGGAATGACGATTTAACGGAAGCCGCACAGCAAAAGCCGGGTAGCTTTGAAATGAGGATGTCATAG
- the mobP3 gene encoding MobP3 family relaxase yields MARIILKCPYLKGNEKNAAHLSNLVKYIATRDGVEKMESAHRLWHSTKKQKELIAQILREFPDTKDLFEYEDYCDTPNRGNASEFISIALEQNLDQISGREKYLDYIANRPRVEKFDTHGLFTAGDAPLVLSQVAEEVAAHTGNVWTPIISLRREDATRLGYDSARVWKALLSSKAMELAENLKIHPDHLKWYAAFHNESHHPHIHMICYSTDPKEGYLTKQGIRKMKSSLANEIFRQELIPLYGEKTQRRDELKEQAAESLREMIWQMKGGVLVSERMEQLLTHLAERLQTVSGKKQYGYLKADLKNLVDEIVDELGKDSRIAEAYRLWWEVRGRIESIYTETPSDPPPLSRCEDFKSIRNRVIQEAMNLGSGVMTFEEPASVETALPDAAPDDDTSAVEAPPENASAEPEDASEPLPRMSSSDGEKSSGSWWTEEYKLAKQHLHGDEDAGIPQDFHTARELFLTEADKDNPLALYDLGRMTADGLGCEADTAEAYRWYEKALAVFHAAEEEKPWKYTEYRIGKMVAAGLGTEQDYLQAADWLTLSANENYKYAQYSLGGLYYHGKGVEHKVNCPEGAREGGLGQDHETAFDLYTRSADQSFPYASFELGKMLRDGIGCVKNQPDADRRFREAFHGFVSLEEKGHDDKLQYRLGWMLLNGVGTEKDEAGAKEYFEKAATVGNPFACYQLAKLILADEAAPLQEVEKALGYLRQAVEAENPYAAYFLGKLYEKGQHVPQNTAEAVRLYTLSAEQDNDFAAYRLGKLYLGGEGVLKDVEAAIRWLTFASDRKNPFAEYALGVLYLKGEDVPKDVPEALEYLKRSAAQGNQFAQYRLGKVYLIGEDVQKDIPAALQFLTDAVEQGNQYAQYTLGKLYLMGKDVPKDKEAAAQWFTLSAAQGNIYAQFFLDHIDEFKDPSVLLAGTRLLHHMSRVFTDNAPPLKPPGQRTDRKLLRRLREKKQAQGHARNDHEQTMSL; encoded by the coding sequence ATGGCGCGGATTATTCTCAAGTGCCCCTACCTCAAGGGCAATGAAAAAAACGCCGCCCACTTAAGTAACCTGGTCAAATACATTGCCACCCGTGACGGCGTGGAAAAAATGGAGAGCGCCCACCGACTCTGGCACTCCACCAAAAAGCAAAAGGAGCTGATCGCGCAGATACTCCGGGAGTTTCCGGATACCAAGGATTTATTTGAATACGAGGATTACTGTGATACCCCCAACCGGGGAAACGCCTCGGAGTTTATTTCCATTGCGCTGGAACAGAATCTTGATCAAATCAGCGGTCGGGAAAAATATCTGGACTACATTGCAAACCGTCCCCGCGTAGAAAAGTTTGATACCCACGGTTTGTTTACAGCCGGGGATGCGCCGCTGGTCTTGTCACAGGTGGCGGAGGAAGTGGCCGCCCACACTGGCAATGTGTGGACGCCGATTATTTCTCTGCGCCGGGAGGACGCCACGCGGCTGGGCTATGATAGCGCCCGTGTATGGAAAGCCCTGCTTTCCTCCAAAGCGATGGAGCTGGCGGAGAACCTGAAAATCCATCCCGACCATCTGAAATGGTACGCGGCATTTCACAATGAATCGCACCATCCGCATATTCACATGATTTGCTACAGCACCGATCCAAAAGAGGGCTACCTCACGAAACAGGGCATCCGCAAAATGAAGTCCTCTCTGGCAAATGAGATTTTCCGTCAGGAGCTGATTCCGCTGTACGGTGAAAAGACTCAGCGTCGGGACGAGCTGAAGGAACAGGCGGCCGAGTCCCTGCGGGAAATGATCTGGCAGATGAAGGGCGGCGTTTTGGTCAGCGAGCGAATGGAGCAGCTCCTCACGCACCTTGCCGAACGTCTGCAAACGGTCAGCGGCAAAAAACAGTACGGCTATCTAAAAGCTGACCTGAAAAATCTCGTGGATGAAATTGTGGATGAGCTTGGAAAGGACAGCCGCATTGCCGAAGCCTACCGCCTGTGGTGGGAGGTGAGGGGCAGGATCGAATCCATCTACACTGAAACACCATCCGATCCGCCGCCCCTTTCCCGCTGCGAGGATTTTAAGTCCATCCGCAATAGGGTCATTCAGGAAGCCATGAACCTTGGCAGCGGTGTCATGACCTTTGAGGAACCGGCCTCTGTGGAAACCGCTCTGCCGGATGCCGCCCCGGATGACGATACATCCGCCGTGGAGGCTCCACCGGAGAATGCATCAGCCGAACCGGAGGATGCGTCCGAACCGCTGCCCCGAATGTCTTCCTCCGATGGAGAGAAATCCTCCGGCTCATGGTGGACGGAAGAATACAAGCTGGCAAAGCAACATCTGCACGGCGATGAGGACGCCGGAATCCCGCAGGATTTTCACACAGCCCGTGAACTCTTCCTCACGGAAGCGGATAAAGATAATCCCCTGGCGCTCTATGACCTTGGTCGTATGACCGCCGACGGGCTTGGGTGCGAAGCGGATACGGCTGAAGCATATCGCTGGTACGAAAAGGCACTTGCGGTGTTCCATGCTGCCGAGGAAGAAAAGCCTTGGAAATACACCGAGTACCGCATCGGCAAAATGGTTGCCGCTGGGCTTGGAACAGAGCAGGATTATCTGCAGGCGGCGGACTGGCTCACCCTGTCCGCAAACGAGAATTACAAATATGCACAGTATTCCCTCGGCGGTCTGTATTATCACGGTAAGGGCGTGGAGCACAAGGTGAATTGCCCCGAAGGGGCAAGAGAAGGTGGCCTGGGCCAAGATCATGAAACCGCCTTTGACCTCTACACCCGTTCGGCAGACCAGAGCTTTCCCTATGCCAGCTTCGAGCTTGGTAAAATGCTGCGGGACGGCATCGGCTGTGTGAAAAACCAGCCGGACGCTGACCGTCGTTTCAGAGAGGCCTTCCACGGCTTTGTTTCTCTGGAGGAAAAAGGGCACGACGATAAGCTCCAGTACCGGCTGGGCTGGATGCTTCTGAATGGCGTCGGCACAGAAAAGGATGAGGCCGGAGCCAAGGAATACTTTGAAAAGGCGGCGACGGTAGGAAATCCCTTTGCCTGCTACCAGCTCGCCAAGCTCATTCTTGCAGATGAAGCAGCGCCGCTACAGGAGGTGGAAAAGGCTCTCGGTTATCTCCGGCAGGCGGTGGAGGCTGAAAATCCCTACGCCGCATATTTTCTCGGCAAGCTCTATGAAAAGGGGCAGCACGTCCCGCAGAACACGGCCGAGGCAGTACGGCTCTATACCCTTTCGGCAGAGCAGGACAACGACTTTGCTGCATACCGGCTCGGCAAGCTGTACCTTGGCGGCGAGGGCGTCCTCAAGGATGTGGAAGCCGCTATCCGCTGGCTGACCTTTGCCTCCGACCGGAAGAATCCATTTGCCGAATATGCCCTTGGCGTTCTCTACCTCAAGGGGGAAGATGTTCCGAAGGATGTGCCCGAGGCATTGGAATACCTGAAACGCTCCGCCGCACAGGGAAATCAGTTCGCACAATACCGGTTGGGCAAGGTTTACCTCATAGGAGAAGATGTGCAAAAGGACATTCCAGCTGCCCTGCAATTTCTGACGGATGCCGTAGAACAGGGCAACCAATATGCGCAGTACACCCTCGGCAAGCTGTACCTGATGGGAAAAGACGTACCAAAAGATAAGGAAGCCGCCGCTCAGTGGTTTACCCTGTCAGCGGCGCAGGGCAACATTTATGCGCAGTTTTTCCTTGACCATATAGACGAGTTCAAAGACCCCTCTGTCCTGCTGGCGGGCACCCGACTCCTGCATCACATGAGCCGGGTGTTTACGGACAACGCTCCGCCCTTGAAACCGCCCGGACAGCGCACCGACCGCAAGCTCCTGCGCAGGCTCCGGGAGAAGAAGCAGGCGCAGGGTCATGCACGGAACGATCACGAACAGACCATGTCACTCTAA
- a CDS encoding DUF6103 family protein, which translates to MKKESITIQMDGEKLRAVKRYMEKKDADLEQELCDSLQKLYEKYVPSSVREYIDEGCEDAPAAASFKKQKEKEKAAAAADGTQNGSAH; encoded by the coding sequence ATGAAAAAAGAAAGCATCACCATACAAATGGACGGCGAAAAGCTCCGTGCCGTCAAACGCTACATGGAGAAAAAGGACGCGGACTTGGAACAGGAACTTTGCGATTCTCTGCAAAAGCTCTATGAAAAATACGTTCCATCTTCCGTCCGGGAATATATTGACGAGGGCTGCGAAGATGCTCCCGCCGCCGCTTCGTTCAAAAAGCAGAAGGAAAAAGAGAAGGCCGCTGCTGCCGCCGACGGAACACAGAACGGGTCGGCACATTAA
- a CDS encoding DUF3846 domain-containing protein → MSENKITVLKIEPGQAPQVKEIQNDLASLQAEVGGLIECIRFPNGCVAVCNEEGKLNGMPPNRRLGADIICGPFFVCDTTRDGNFTSLGKSKIAEYSQIFADIPEFTGQEPELEPGITFIGFEY, encoded by the coding sequence ATGAGTGAAAACAAGATCACGGTACTCAAAATTGAGCCGGGGCAGGCACCCCAAGTCAAGGAAATCCAAAACGACCTTGCCAGCCTGCAGGCGGAGGTGGGCGGCCTGATTGAATGCATCCGCTTTCCAAACGGCTGTGTTGCCGTCTGCAATGAGGAAGGTAAATTAAACGGAATGCCGCCCAACAGAAGGCTGGGCGCGGACATTATCTGCGGCCCGTTTTTTGTCTGCGACACCACCCGTGATGGGAATTTCACCTCGCTCGGCAAGAGTAAAATCGCGGAATACAGCCAGATTTTTGCTGACATTCCCGAATTCACCGGGCAGGAGCCGGAGCTGGAACCCGGCATTACCTTTATTGGATTTGAGTATTAA
- a CDS encoding peptidoglycan DD-metalloendopeptidase family protein: MADPATITAVAKAAVAVLSDERIRKTIGWVIAAVLSPLILIIVLVCSLLSGTTNHNNTAVELCFHGGVIPSSMPAEYREYIGDMRQSFTLIDGAIASVNAEMEDGDSLDDYRVKAIFYSLFFGAASPSRLEHRRYVNCFVTYEERTRTVENGDGTTSEETYTVAVPIASLPTVYNNIRTLLGRAITYEDQANANEIYYRARYGTGAPMEGDGSGLWEDWSPDQIDGFYSDLPIGEVGSEAVRLGLSRLGDPYSQEKRGQGSYTDCSYLVQWVYKKLGVNLPGTAAAQGKYCVDNGLTIPKSSLAPGDLVFWSHKPNGRFMNITHVGIYAGDGKVVDASSSKGQVVYRDLFDSGKQVLYARPYAEAPESFASGLISPLGKSWRSMVTSEFGGRTDPITGQQAGHSGLDLGASKGTSIRAAQAGTVKTVVYGSTGYGYYLTIDHGGGLVTLYGHCSGILVQEGQTVKAGETVAKVGSTGRSTGNHLHFEVRVNGVKQNPRSYLP, from the coding sequence ATGGCAGATCCCGCAACCATCACAGCGGTTGCCAAAGCCGCCGTTGCCGTGCTCTCGGATGAGCGCATCCGAAAAACCATCGGCTGGGTGATCGCCGCCGTTCTGTCCCCGCTGATTTTAATCATTGTGCTGGTCTGCTCGTTGCTTTCCGGCACCACAAACCACAACAACACCGCTGTGGAGCTGTGCTTTCACGGCGGTGTCATTCCGTCAAGTATGCCTGCGGAGTACCGGGAATACATCGGGGATATGCGTCAAAGCTTCACCCTCATAGACGGTGCTATTGCCAGCGTGAACGCAGAAATGGAGGATGGGGACAGCCTTGACGATTACCGGGTCAAGGCGATTTTTTATTCTCTGTTCTTCGGCGCAGCGTCCCCCTCCCGGCTGGAACACCGGCGCTATGTGAACTGCTTCGTGACCTACGAGGAACGCACCCGCACCGTGGAGAACGGCGACGGCACCACCTCGGAGGAAACCTACACCGTGGCTGTTCCCATTGCTTCGCTGCCCACCGTCTACAACAACATCCGCACGCTGCTGGGCAGAGCCATCACCTATGAGGATCAGGCCAACGCCAATGAAATCTATTACCGCGCCCGGTACGGTACCGGCGCACCCATGGAGGGAGACGGTTCCGGGCTTTGGGAGGACTGGTCACCGGATCAGATAGACGGCTTTTATTCCGATTTGCCCATCGGAGAAGTGGGTTCGGAGGCTGTCCGGCTGGGGCTTTCCCGCCTTGGCGACCCGTATTCGCAGGAAAAGCGCGGACAGGGCAGCTACACCGACTGCAGCTATCTTGTGCAGTGGGTGTACAAAAAGCTGGGGGTAAATCTCCCCGGCACCGCTGCGGCGCAGGGAAAATACTGCGTGGACAACGGGCTGACCATTCCGAAATCCAGCCTTGCTCCCGGCGATTTGGTGTTTTGGAGCCACAAGCCCAACGGCCGCTTCATGAACATTACCCATGTTGGCATCTATGCCGGGGACGGCAAGGTGGTGGATGCATCCTCCTCCAAAGGACAGGTCGTCTACCGGGATTTATTTGATTCCGGCAAGCAGGTGCTGTACGCAAGGCCCTATGCCGAAGCGCCAGAAAGCTTCGCCTCTGGCTTAATTTCTCCGCTGGGAAAGAGCTGGCGCTCCATGGTGACCTCCGAATTCGGCGGCAGGACGGACCCCATCACCGGACAGCAGGCGGGACATTCCGGTCTTGACCTCGGTGCCTCCAAGGGCACCTCCATCCGTGCGGCACAGGCGGGAACGGTGAAAACCGTGGTCTATGGCAGTACCGGCTACGGCTACTATCTGACCATTGACCACGGCGGTGGGCTGGTGACTTTATACGGTCACTGTTCGGGGATTCTCGTCCAGGAGGGGCAGACCGTGAAAGCCGGAGAAACCGTTGCCAAGGTGGGCTCCACCGGGCGCAGCACCGGAAATCATCTGCACTTTGAGGTGCGGGTGAACGGCGTGAAGCAGAATCCGAGAAGCTATCTGCCATAA
- a CDS encoding gamma-glutamylcyclotransferase family protein produces the protein MKNKLYIAYGSNLNLPQMAHRCPSAKVVGASEIKDYALVFRGGRNGAVATIEPCEGAFVPALLWKITPKDEAALDVYEGFPRFYDKEMMELPLDGQSVSAMVYVMTQGHRLGHPSEYYYNTIREGYKTAGFDTAVLEQAVDYTEQLMESEPEPEQQSLFGFGGMKWW, from the coding sequence ATGAAAAACAAACTGTATATTGCCTACGGCAGCAATCTCAATCTGCCGCAGATGGCGCACCGATGCCCCTCCGCCAAGGTGGTGGGCGCATCCGAAATCAAGGATTATGCCCTTGTGTTTCGGGGCGGCCGAAACGGTGCCGTCGCCACCATCGAACCCTGCGAGGGCGCCTTTGTCCCTGCTCTGCTGTGGAAAATCACGCCAAAGGATGAAGCGGCGCTGGATGTTTACGAGGGCTTTCCCCGGTTCTATGACAAGGAGATGATGGAGCTGCCTCTGGACGGTCAGTCGGTGTCCGCCATGGTCTATGTGATGACGCAGGGGCATCGCTTGGGGCACCCTTCGGAGTATTACTACAACACCATCCGTGAGGGCTACAAAACCGCAGGGTTTGACACCGCTGTTCTGGAGCAGGCGGTGGACTATACCGAGCAGCTCATGGAGAGCGAGCCGGAGCCGGAACAGCAGAGTCTGTTTGGTTTTGGCGGAATGAAATGGTGGTGA